The genomic region GCCGAACCGAACCGACAAACCGTCGGCACGATTACGCGCGACCAACTGCGCGAAATCGCCCAGACGAAAATGCCCGACCTCAATGCCAACGACATCGAGGCGGCGATGAAGATCGTCGAAGGAACCGCCCGCAATATGGGTGTGGCAGTTTCCGACTAAGACAACCATCCGGCAAAATTTACGATCGATCCATTAAATGGGGGAGAGATCTAACCTCGCTAACGACCCCAGGAGAGTAGAAATGACCAAAAAACTATCGCGTCGCGTTGAAGAACTGAGAAAGAAGGTCGAGGATCGACCTTACGAGCCGCTCGAAGCGCTCAATCTTTTAAAAGAAACCGCTACAGCTAAATTTCCCGAATCGGCGGAAGCCCATATCAAACTCGGGATCGATCCGAAGTATACGGACCAACAACTGCGGACTACCGTCGTGCTGCCTAAAGGGACGGGTCAGACCGTTCGCGTAGCCGTGATTGCGCGAGGGGAGAAAGTGACGGAAGCGACCAACGCCGGAGCCGATTTGGTGGGTTCGGAAGAGTTGATCGACGAAATCCAAAAAGGTCAAATGGATTTCGACAAACTGATTGCCACCCCCGACATGATGCCGCAAGTGGCGAAACTCGGGCGACTGCTCGGACCGCGCGGTTTGATGCCCTCGCCGAAAGGGGGAACGGTAACTTTCGATCTCGAACAGGCGATCGCCGAGTTCAAATCTGGTAAACTAGAATTTCGTGCCGATCGCACCGGGATCGTCCACGTCATGTTTGGTAAGGTCTCCTTCAGTGCGGAAGACTTGCTGGTTAACCTCAAAGCCTTGCAGGAATGTATCGACCGCAACCGTCCGTCCGGTGCCAAAGGCCGTTACTGGAACAGCATTTATGTTTCGGCGACGATGGGGCCGGGGATTCAAGTCGATATTAGCTTGCTGCGCGACTTGAAGACTCACGAAGCTGCCTAAACCCAAAAATTTTGAGTTTTGTACGTTTTCTTTGGAGGTCGAAACTCACGATCCGATCCCACAACTGAAAACGAGTAAGCCACAGACAGCAGGTGCCCGATGGCTTAATTCCCTGCCGAGGTCAACTCTTCCTGAAGCGATTCCAGTCTAGTCACCGCCGTGACCGAACGGAAGAGCGTAGGAGGCAAACCCCGGCTCTGAACCAGTCGGGGTTTTAGGTTTTTCCGAGGGGGGAGTGATGTGGCTGCCATAACCGGCGATCGTTGTGGGATCTTCATTGCTTGGCACCTTCCCAAGCTCGAAAGACAGTCCCTCGCAAGGACATTTCCCTGTAGTAAAGGAGGTGAAAACGGGTGGGAAGAACGCTAGAAAACAAAAAAGAGATTGTTAGCAATCTCAAAGAAGCCCTCGATGAGTCTCAGATGACCGTTGTCATCGACTACAAAGGGGTCTCCGTCGCGGAGATTACGGATTTACGCAATCGGCTGCGTCAAAGCGGCGCCTCGTGCGTGGTGACCAAAAACACGTTCATGCGTCGCGCCATTGCCGAATACGAGCAGTGGCAGCCAATGGAGGAATTTCTCAAAGACTCCTCCGCCTTCCTGCTGCTCAAAGACGATCTCAGCAGTGGCATCAAAGCCTATCGGGACTTCCAAAAAGCGACGAAGAAAACCGTGCTTCGCGGTGGCGTCCTCGAAGGCAAAGTGCTTAATGAAGAGGAAGTCAAGGCGATCGGCGATCTGCCGTCGAAAGAAGAACTCATCGCCCAAATTGCCGGAGCGATCAATTCTCTGGCGACCAAGGTGGCCGTCGGCGTCAAGGAAGTTCCTGCTTCCATTGCGCGCGGTATTCAAGCTTATGCCGACAAAGACAACGATTCCGGCGAAGCGGCCTAAATCGCTCTGTTTGGCATTTGAAAGTCCGTTTGTTTAACCATTCAGTCCACACCATTGTCTAAGGAGTCAATCCATGTCTGCTGCTACTGACGAAATTTTGGAAAAGTTGAAAACTTTGTCCCTGCTCGAAGCTTCCGAGCTGGTCAAGCAAATTGAAGAAACCTTCGGCGTGAGCGCTGCTGCTCCGGCGGGTGGCATGATGATGATGGCCCCCGGCGCTGCTGCGGGTGCGGCGGAAGAAGCCGAAGAAAAAACCGAATTCGACTTGGTTCTCGAAGAAGTTCCCGCCGACAAGAAGATTGCGGTTCTCAAAGTCGTGCGCGCGCTGACGGGTTTGGGTTTGAAAGAAGCCAAAGATATGGTCGAATCCGCGCCGAAGCCGATCAAAGAGGCGATCGCCAAAGAAGCCGCCGAAGATGGCAAGAAGCAGCTTGAAGAAGCAGGCGCCAAAGCCAGCATCAAGTAGGCTGTGTAGCCAACTGATTCGGAGTTGAACAAAAATAGCGACGCATTCCTCCACCTTGCGTCGCTATTTTTATTCAACAACTCTATGGAGGAAGTTCCGATGTCTGGAAAATCTAGCGGCATTCCCCCGATTATCTATCTCCTGCTGGTCGTCCTACTCGGTGGAAGCGGGTGGTGGGTGGTTCGCCAGTCTGACTTTGAACCGATCGCCGTGCTGTCCTGGCTAGCAGGCGACCCGCTGTTCCAAGCCGACCAAACCCTCACCGGACATGACGATATCGTCCAATCCGTCAGCATCAGCCCCGACGGCAACACCCTCGTCAGTGGCAGTGACGATAACACCATCAAAATCTGGGACTTGGCGACGGGTGAACTGCGGCAAACCCTCGGACATGACGATATTGTCCTGTCCGTCAGCATCAGCCCCGACGGCAGCACCCTCGTCGGTAGCAGTGCTAGTACCATCAAAATCTGGGACTTGGCGACGGGTCAACTGCGGCAAACCCTCGACAGTGGTGGCACTTTCGTCAGTATCAGCCCCGACGGCAGCACCCTCGTCAGTGATGGTTTTGATGGCATCAAAATCTGGAACTTGGCGACGGGTCAACTGCGGCAAACCCTCACCGGACATGACGGGGGGGTCGAATCCGTCAGCATCAGCCCCGACGGCAGCACCCTCGTCAGTGGTGGTTTTGATAGCACCCTCAAAATCTGGGA from Oxynema aestuarii AP17 harbors:
- a CDS encoding WD40 repeat domain-containing protein, which translates into the protein MSGKSSGIPPIIYLLLVVLLGGSGWWVVRQSDFEPIAVLSWLAGDPLFQADQTLTGHDDIVQSVSISPDGNTLVSGSDDNTIKIWDLATGELRQTLGHDDIVLSVSISPDGSTLVGSSASTIKIWDLATGQLRQTLDSGGTFVSISPDGSTLVSDGFDGIKIWNLATGQLRQTLTGHDGGVESVSISPDGSTLVSGGFDSTLKIWDLATGQLRQTLTGHDFWIESTSISPDGSTLVSSSGDNTIKIWDLATGELRQTLTGQDRSVHAVSISPDGSTLVSINGPNIKIWDLATGRLRQTLTGHEHWVSSISISPDGNTLVSGSADRTIKIWRVTP
- the rplJ gene encoding 50S ribosomal protein L10, encoding MGRTLENKKEIVSNLKEALDESQMTVVIDYKGVSVAEITDLRNRLRQSGASCVVTKNTFMRRAIAEYEQWQPMEEFLKDSSAFLLLKDDLSSGIKAYRDFQKATKKTVLRGGVLEGKVLNEEEVKAIGDLPSKEELIAQIAGAINSLATKVAVGVKEVPASIARGIQAYADKDNDSGEAA
- the rplA gene encoding 50S ribosomal protein L1, translating into MTKKLSRRVEELRKKVEDRPYEPLEALNLLKETATAKFPESAEAHIKLGIDPKYTDQQLRTTVVLPKGTGQTVRVAVIARGEKVTEATNAGADLVGSEELIDEIQKGQMDFDKLIATPDMMPQVAKLGRLLGPRGLMPSPKGGTVTFDLEQAIAEFKSGKLEFRADRTGIVHVMFGKVSFSAEDLLVNLKALQECIDRNRPSGAKGRYWNSIYVSATMGPGIQVDISLLRDLKTHEAA
- the rplL gene encoding 50S ribosomal protein L7/L12, whose translation is MSAATDEILEKLKTLSLLEASELVKQIEETFGVSAAAPAGGMMMMAPGAAAGAAEEAEEKTEFDLVLEEVPADKKIAVLKVVRALTGLGLKEAKDMVESAPKPIKEAIAKEAAEDGKKQLEEAGAKASIK